From a single Halorhodospira halophila genomic region:
- a CDS encoding isochorismate synthase produces the protein MPGTPPSGDAGHRRGSPCDPAEQAIEDLLVQVRQWRFESPGLVRASVPVPEVDPLAWLEANPLAPRCYWQDRSGQIRLAGIGAAWRYTADTPDDHPALLRHAQSLARHPGVHLLCAFSFDGRSGAGEWQGFPASLALLPAVELQGNRAGQQLSVNLYAESAAELRQRRSELTGLLEDLRPAAVSEHRPARVTDRTEDLDFAECSSRIEAILRDIRVGHVHKAVLARQVALRLDRPLAAFTTLRRWSAITDGSYCFAIEHAGRIFMGCSPERLFYRSGRSVQTESLAGTVRRGETAAEDAALEASLREDSKLVREHAWVTRYIRGELEPWAIRIDAPEQAGVLKLDRIQHRRLPIEATLRPGVGDHQLLDALHPTPAVCGFPRRRAQDLISRQEGFRRGWYSGVIGLLSGDASELAVAIRSALVAGDRAWCYSGVGIVQGSEPEAEWQELEAKIESFLSAVQG, from the coding sequence GTGCCGGGTACCCCACCGAGCGGGGACGCCGGCCACCGTCGAGGGAGCCCCTGCGACCCCGCGGAGCAGGCCATCGAGGACCTGCTCGTGCAGGTGCGGCAGTGGCGGTTCGAGAGCCCGGGCCTGGTGCGAGCCAGCGTGCCCGTACCGGAGGTCGACCCGCTCGCTTGGCTGGAGGCCAACCCGCTGGCGCCGCGCTGCTACTGGCAGGACCGCTCCGGTCAGATCCGCCTGGCCGGCATCGGCGCCGCTTGGCGGTACACGGCCGACACCCCGGACGACCACCCCGCGCTGCTGCGCCACGCCCAGAGCCTGGCGCGCCACCCCGGGGTCCACCTGCTCTGCGCCTTCTCCTTCGATGGCCGCTCTGGTGCCGGCGAGTGGCAGGGTTTCCCAGCCAGCCTGGCCCTACTCCCCGCAGTGGAACTGCAAGGCAACCGCGCCGGGCAGCAGCTGAGTGTCAACCTGTACGCCGAAAGTGCTGCGGAACTCCGGCAACGCCGGAGCGAGCTGACCGGGCTCCTTGAGGATCTGCGCCCGGCAGCCGTGAGCGAACACCGGCCGGCACGGGTCACCGACCGCACGGAGGACCTGGATTTCGCCGAGTGCAGCAGCCGCATCGAGGCGATCCTCCGAGACATCCGGGTCGGCCACGTGCACAAGGCGGTGCTGGCCCGGCAGGTAGCCCTCCGACTCGACCGCCCGCTGGCCGCCTTCACCACGCTGCGCCGCTGGTCGGCGATCACCGACGGCAGCTACTGCTTCGCCATCGAGCACGCCGGACGGATCTTCATGGGCTGCTCGCCGGAGCGGCTGTTCTACCGCAGCGGGCGTTCGGTCCAGACCGAATCCCTGGCCGGCACTGTGCGCCGCGGTGAGACCGCGGCGGAGGACGCCGCCCTGGAGGCGTCCTTGCGGGAGGACTCTAAGCTGGTCCGCGAACACGCCTGGGTCACCCGCTACATCCGCGGGGAACTCGAGCCTTGGGCGATCCGCATCGACGCCCCCGAGCAGGCCGGAGTGCTCAAACTCGACCGCATCCAGCACCGCCGGCTGCCCATCGAGGCGACCCTGCGCCCGGGGGTCGGCGACCACCAACTGCTCGATGCCCTCCACCCGACACCGGCGGTCTGCGGCTTCCCGCGCCGCCGGGCCCAGGACCTGATCAGCCGCCAGGAGGGTTTCCGCCGCGGCTGGTACAGCGGGGTCATCGGCCTGCTTTCCGGCGATGCCTCGGAGCTGGCCGTGGCTATCCGCTCGGCGCTGGTCGCCGGCGACCGGGCCTGGTGCTACTCCGGCGTCGGCATCGTCCAGGGCTCCGAGCCCGAGGCCGAGTGGCAGGAGCTGGAGGCCAAGATCGAGTCCTTCCTCTCCGCCGTGCAGGGCTAG
- the menD gene encoding 2-succinyl-5-enolpyruvyl-6-hydroxy-3-cyclohexene-1-carboxylic-acid synthase, whose translation MRTEDLNATWAGSLIDRLHGHGVVDFCIAPGSRSAPLALAAARRTEAACGLRVHTHFDERGLAFYALGLIRASQRPVAVITTSGTAVPNLHPAVAEARQSRLPLVVISADRPPELHDCGANQAMPQEGLFAPLVRATLALPTPETALCGRWLNRRLDATLTAATDPGGSGPIHINMPLREPLYGGAEQPAAPPPLPPGHQGQVAAPPLKEADPPQLFVAGELRSDEAEAVLETAAAGNIPVLADPGSQLRLRAHPCVVGGAELLLATAAGREALGHARQVVQFGGRLTGRRLPAWLADHAPQRWLVTRGDEDLDPDWHATTVQADIAAACRTLRPDAPQPPLPGLAEARARVAEACRTALANAPFAEPAAAERISQVLPPGMALFPGNSLPIRVFDLFAAPAHGNPCVTQRGVSGIDGLIATAAGFAHHHRDGVTLVVGDLSALHDLNSLALLGEARHTCVVVVLNNDGGGIFDLLPAREETGEAHRRLFRMPHGYGFARAAEQFRLPYWHCGDGDSLQAAHREARSRPGGSVIEVVCPPGAGSGQIAALFRALEAL comes from the coding sequence GTGCGCACCGAGGACCTCAACGCCACCTGGGCCGGCAGCCTTATCGACCGTCTGCACGGCCACGGCGTGGTGGACTTCTGCATCGCCCCCGGCAGCCGCAGTGCCCCTCTGGCACTGGCCGCCGCCCGACGAACCGAGGCCGCCTGCGGGCTGCGCGTGCACACCCACTTCGACGAACGCGGCCTGGCCTTCTACGCATTGGGGCTGATTCGCGCCAGCCAGCGCCCGGTAGCGGTGATCACCACCTCGGGCACAGCAGTGCCGAACCTCCACCCCGCGGTCGCGGAGGCCCGGCAGAGCCGGCTACCCCTGGTGGTGATCAGCGCCGATCGACCGCCCGAACTACACGACTGCGGCGCCAACCAGGCCATGCCCCAGGAGGGCCTCTTCGCCCCGCTGGTACGGGCCACCCTGGCACTGCCGACACCCGAGACGGCGCTGTGCGGCCGCTGGCTGAACCGGCGTCTGGACGCCACCCTGACCGCCGCCACCGACCCCGGCGGCAGCGGGCCCATCCATATCAACATGCCGCTGCGCGAACCCCTCTACGGGGGCGCCGAACAACCCGCGGCGCCCCCGCCCCTGCCACCCGGCCACCAGGGGCAAGTAGCGGCGCCGCCGCTTAAGGAGGCGGACCCACCGCAGCTGTTCGTCGCCGGTGAGCTGCGCAGCGACGAGGCCGAAGCGGTGCTGGAGACCGCCGCCGCCGGCAACATCCCCGTCCTCGCCGACCCCGGCAGCCAGCTGCGCTTGCGCGCCCACCCGTGCGTGGTCGGCGGGGCGGAGCTATTGCTTGCCACGGCCGCCGGGCGCGAGGCCCTGGGCCACGCCCGCCAGGTCGTCCAGTTCGGTGGCCGGCTCACCGGCCGCCGGCTGCCCGCCTGGCTCGCCGACCACGCACCGCAGCGCTGGCTGGTCACCCGTGGCGATGAGGATCTCGACCCCGACTGGCACGCGACCACGGTTCAGGCGGATATCGCCGCCGCATGCCGCACCCTTCGCCCCGACGCGCCACAGCCGCCACTACCCGGCCTTGCCGAGGCCCGCGCCCGGGTGGCCGAGGCGTGCCGCACGGCGCTGGCCAACGCCCCGTTCGCGGAGCCGGCCGCCGCCGAGCGAATCAGCCAGGTGCTGCCACCAGGCATGGCGCTGTTCCCCGGCAACAGCCTACCGATCCGGGTCTTCGATCTCTTTGCCGCACCCGCCCACGGCAACCCCTGCGTCACGCAACGCGGCGTCAGCGGCATCGATGGGCTGATCGCCACCGCCGCCGGTTTCGCCCACCACCACCGGGACGGCGTCACGCTGGTGGTCGGCGACCTATCGGCCCTGCACGACCTCAACAGCCTGGCCCTGCTCGGCGAGGCCCGACATACCTGCGTGGTGGTGGTGCTCAACAACGATGGCGGCGGCATCTTCGATCTGCTGCCGGCCCGCGAAGAGACCGGCGAGGCCCATCGCCGCCTGTTCCGCATGCCCCACGGCTACGGGTTCGCCCGTGCGGCCGAGCAGTTCCGGCTGCCCTACTGGCACTGCGGCGACGGCGACAGCCTCCAGGCGGCTCACCGCGAGGCGCGATCCAGGCCCGGCGGCAGCGTCATCGAAGTGGTGTGCCCGCCCGGCGCCGGCAGCGGGCAGATAGCGGCCCTGTTCCGCGCCCTCGAGGCGTTGTGA
- the menH gene encoding 2-succinyl-6-hydroxy-2,4-cyclohexadiene-1-carboxylate synthase, translated as MADAGPTAHTPDVVCLHGFLGDPDEWRPVAEALAPGLRCRTPPLPGHDGAPPPGQTFDALADALWARLAPELPPRFALVGYSLGGRLALALADRHPQRISALILEGAHPGLQDASARAQRRRHDDAWARRLSTGSWLENLDAWYRQPVFADLSEPRRRALIQRRAGHDPQHLAATLRAASLAGQPDLRPALRRLAAPCAYIAGARDQKFSAIADDLATQTPGLTVVKIDGVGHNCHAEAPEAVAAVIQRICTGEHP; from the coding sequence ATGGCGGATGCAGGACCCACCGCCCACACCCCCGATGTCGTCTGCCTGCACGGCTTCCTGGGCGATCCCGACGAGTGGCGGCCGGTGGCCGAGGCGCTGGCGCCGGGGTTGCGCTGCCGAACCCCGCCCCTGCCTGGACACGACGGCGCACCGCCGCCGGGGCAAACCTTTGATGCGCTGGCCGACGCCCTCTGGGCGCGCCTGGCCCCCGAACTGCCGCCGCGCTTCGCCCTGGTTGGCTACTCCCTCGGCGGTCGCCTGGCCCTCGCGCTTGCCGACCGGCATCCCCAGCGAATCAGCGCGCTGATCCTAGAGGGCGCCCACCCGGGGCTGCAGGATGCCTCGGCAAGGGCGCAGCGGCGTCGCCACGATGATGCCTGGGCCCGACGTCTGAGCACCGGCTCATGGCTGGAGAACCTGGACGCCTGGTACCGCCAACCGGTCTTCGCCGACCTGAGCGAGCCACGTCGCCGGGCCCTGATACAGCGCCGGGCCGGACACGACCCCCAACACCTGGCCGCGACCCTGCGCGCCGCCAGCCTGGCCGGACAGCCGGATCTGCGCCCGGCGCTGCGCCGCCTCGCAGCCCCCTGCGCCTACATCGCCGGCGCGCGGGATCAGAAGTTCTCGGCCATCGCCGACGACCTGGCCACCCAGACCCCGGGGCTTACGGTTGTCAAAATCGATGGCGTCGGGCATAACTGCCACGCCGAGGCCCCCGAGGCGGTGGCCGCAGTCATCCAACGCATCTGCACCGGTGAGCACCCCTGA